Proteins co-encoded in one Melitaea cinxia chromosome 13, ilMelCinx1.1, whole genome shotgun sequence genomic window:
- the LOC123658946 gene encoding clotting factor G beta subunit-like yields MYVTADTKDTLEEIIMIGIDVISNVVAGKEIEDLLNIDASKLCDLNGLYSKKLLDSPELRTSDLKCKQYICDRTITQIDSEYFNFVRKYKLGALGWKSAVDRNKWVYLCGATLISRNFMLTAAHCSSVPLTKYGVTNRKPEIVQLGDKFLHNDITIDENDGPKYVSIENIINHPDYEASKNYYDIAIVELAESLNFGPLISPACLWNDPETSSLDKLLITGWGVVHPGKIRQKQDESVGIDELQVAEVDLIEDIICDELLKPRHSRKWDGLSDHQMCAGFLDGGTDTCHGDSGGPLQVKMNFTNKVPFKKWPMYYQVGVTSFGFKCGRPKTPSIYTKTGSFVDWIEDEVWP; encoded by the exons ATGTATGTTACCGCTGACACAAAAGATACATTGGAGGAGATTATTATGATAGGTATCGAC GTTATTTCTAATGTAGTCGCTGGTAAAGAAATCGAAGATTTACTTAATATAGATGCTTCAAAATTATGTGACTTAAATGGGTTGTACTCGAAGAAACTCCTTGATTCCCCTGAACTAAGAACCAGTGATCTCA AATGCAAGCAATATATTTGTGATAGAACTATTACACAAATCGATTCAGAATATTTCAATTTCGTTCGTAAGTACAAGCta ggTGCGTTAGGTTGGAAATCAGCTGTAGATAGAAATAAATGGGTGTATCTTTGCGGAGCCACACTTATAAGCAGAAACTTCATGTTAACGGCAGCGCACTGCTCATCCGTGCCCTTAACAAAGTATGGTGTTACTAACAGAAAACCAGAAATCGTACAGCTCGGTGATAAATTTCTTCATAATGACATC ACGATCGATGAAAATGATGGACCAAAATATGTGtcaatagaaaatattattaatcatcCCGATTATGAGGCTTCGAAGAATTATTACGACATTGCTATCGTCGAGTTGGCAGAATCTTTAAACTTTGGTCCCCTGATCAGTCCAGCCTGTCTCTGGAACGACCCCGAGACAAGTTCTTTGGATAAACTTCTTATAACCGGTTGGGGGGTTGTCCATCCAGGTAAGATTAGGCAGAAACAAG ACGAAAGTGTTGGGATAGATGAGCTTCAAGTAGCTGAAGTAGATTTAATTGAAGACATCATCTGTGATGAATTGTTAAAACCaaggcacagcagaaaatgGGATGGTCTTTCTGATCATCAAATGTGTGCAGGTTTCCTAGATGGCGGTACTGATACTTGTcat GGTGATTCTGGTGGACCACTACAAGTTAAAATGAACTTCACGAATAAAGTACCATTCAAGAAATGGCCGATGTACTACCAAGTTGGCGTGACAAGTTTCGGTTTCAAGTGTGGTCGGCCGAAAACACCAAGTATTTACACGAAGACTGGATCATTCGTCGATTGGATTGAAGACGAGGTTTGGCCATAA